A genomic window from Corallincola holothuriorum includes:
- a CDS encoding OmpA family protein, with the protein MLKRIGERVLIVTGLMVGLVAGSVAEDGPIDAAEAYVLGADGMVVLSGTGACVRHSGWSEEKAKVVGCDGYALSTDVEFVKGEGDGLITGLSLPQAELFAFDSAEMGEEGKAYLLSRKAELSEDFNGVYSVTVIGHTDSTGDETYNQDLSLRRANAVGDYLKSIGVPEGRLNTLGRGENDPLVTNDTVEGRAQNRRVEVFVVGELRALDRLVFPSIALFERRKGELTGEGVGLMRTHIEEARELLRSAAFIEIVGHTDDVGDDDYNMALSVERAESVGLYLIEAGVDSSKIVMRGAGETMPVATNATEPGKAQNRRVEVLIFGRGRF; encoded by the coding sequence ATGTTGAAAAGGATTGGGGAAAGAGTGTTGATTGTCACGGGTCTTATGGTCGGGCTGGTGGCTGGTTCTGTCGCCGAGGATGGCCCGATTGACGCAGCAGAGGCCTATGTTCTTGGCGCCGATGGCATGGTGGTATTGTCGGGCACTGGCGCTTGTGTACGCCACAGCGGTTGGAGTGAAGAAAAGGCCAAGGTTGTTGGCTGTGACGGTTACGCACTTAGCACCGATGTTGAGTTTGTTAAAGGTGAAGGTGATGGCTTGATCACCGGCTTATCACTGCCACAGGCGGAACTGTTTGCATTTGACAGCGCAGAGATGGGGGAAGAGGGTAAGGCCTATCTGTTGAGTCGAAAGGCTGAATTGTCAGAGGATTTCAACGGCGTCTACTCAGTAACCGTCATTGGTCATACCGACAGTACCGGCGACGAGACTTATAACCAGGATTTATCACTGCGCCGTGCCAATGCCGTCGGTGACTATCTTAAGTCGATAGGTGTACCGGAAGGGCGCTTGAATACCCTCGGTCGTGGCGAAAATGATCCTTTGGTTACGAATGATACCGTTGAAGGTCGTGCCCAAAACCGTCGTGTTGAGGTTTTTGTAGTGGGTGAACTGCGCGCGTTGGATCGACTAGTATTCCCAAGTATCGCTTTGTTTGAACGGCGCAAAGGTGAACTGACAGGTGAGGGCGTTGGCCTCATGCGAACTCACATAGAAGAGGCTAGGGAGTTACTGCGTAGCGCAGCCTTTATTGAGATCGTTGGTCATACGGATGATGTGGGTGACGATGATTACAATATGGCTCTCTCTGTTGAGCGCGCAGAATCTGTCGGGCTCTATCTTATTGAAGCTGGTGTTGATTCGTCCAAAATTGTGATGCGTGGTGCAGGTGAAACAATGCCTGTCGCAACTAACGCCACAGAACCAGGAAAAGCACAAAATCGTCGTGTAGAGGTACTCATCTTCGGACGAGGTCGCTTCTAA
- a CDS encoding rhomboid family intramembrane serine protease: MLIVPTEDKLDWHQPPFVTIAIAFLCFAVFSTETDATITKYALVPSQMAWFQLVTHQYLHGDWLHLLGNLLFLLIFGSALEKHLGALNFFTLYLFTGVCSGWGFALLHTDSSTPLVGASGAISGLMGVYLAVYGWRRRECFAVLGPIVTSFRAPALVLLPVWLGYELLSAALSDDNVAYMAHAFGLMSGTAFYIIGSWCGLFSRRVQSSINQSEIEASAAPLTISAKAIKLENELRLVEALAVCRQQLKEQPTYEGLWYYAFTLAKRVSEAQIVALYRLLLAFQSDASVGFGWAYPIWQEHQSVLLCDSHLWTAKERIDLVYTLLIHNDHKAASHVVTELVNSNLWSTDVATNAHASLLPLLITASAAHNAEAAAIRIILNAQPSSAPSD, from the coding sequence ATGTTGATTGTCCCAACGGAAGATAAGCTTGACTGGCACCAACCACCCTTTGTGACGATCGCCATCGCCTTTCTTTGCTTCGCCGTGTTTTCAACTGAAACAGATGCCACGATTACCAAATATGCGCTAGTACCTAGCCAAATGGCGTGGTTTCAATTGGTTACTCATCAATATCTTCACGGCGACTGGCTTCACCTACTGGGAAATCTATTGTTTCTGCTGATATTCGGCAGCGCTTTGGAAAAGCACTTAGGCGCCTTAAATTTTTTCACTCTTTATCTCTTTACTGGCGTATGCAGCGGATGGGGATTTGCGCTGCTCCACACAGACAGCAGTACACCATTGGTTGGGGCTTCAGGGGCCATATCAGGACTGATGGGAGTCTATTTGGCGGTTTATGGATGGCGCCGGCGTGAGTGCTTTGCCGTTTTGGGGCCTATCGTTACTAGCTTCCGCGCACCGGCGTTGGTTCTGCTGCCTGTTTGGCTTGGCTATGAGCTACTAAGTGCCGCACTTAGTGATGATAATGTCGCATATATGGCACACGCCTTTGGGCTTATGTCGGGTACCGCTTTCTATATCATCGGTAGCTGGTGCGGATTATTTAGTCGGCGCGTACAATCAAGTATTAACCAAAGCGAGATTGAAGCGAGCGCCGCACCATTAACGATATCGGCAAAGGCAATCAAGCTAGAAAACGAGCTGAGGTTGGTTGAAGCTTTGGCTGTTTGCCGTCAGCAATTAAAAGAACAACCTACTTATGAAGGATTATGGTATTACGCGTTCACCCTCGCAAAGCGCGTCAGTGAAGCACAAATAGTAGCGCTTTACCGACTGCTTTTAGCTTTTCAAAGCGATGCCTCTGTAGGATTTGGTTGGGCGTACCCAATATGGCAGGAACATCAATCGGTACTGCTCTGCGACAGCCATCTATGGACAGCAAAAGAGCGTATAGATCTGGTTTACACGCTTCTAATACATAACGACCATAAAGCGGCAAGCCATGTAGTCACCGAACTGGTCAACTCAAATCTATGGTCGACAGATGTTGCAACCAACGCACACGCTTCACTCTTGCCTCTACTCATAACAGCCTCTGCAGCCCATAACGCAGAGGCTGCAGCAATCCGCATTATTCTGAATGCTCAGCCATCTTCAGCGCCATCTGATTAA
- a CDS encoding YebC/PmpR family DNA-binding transcriptional regulator has product MGRAYQNRKDSMAKTAAAKTKVYSKYGKELYVVGKNGGTDPDTNLTLRRLIEKAKKDQVPAHVIERALDKANGAGGEDYVTARYEGFGPGGCMVIVDCLTDNGKRTFSDVRNCFTKNDAKLGSPGAVAHMFDHLAVFIFAGEDEEAVLETLMMADVDVTDIEADDGKITVFAPAAEFYKVKSALLEADEALEFEVDEISFVPQTACPVSGEDAEVFDKFLAMLEDCDDVQEVYHNAELA; this is encoded by the coding sequence ATGGGAAGAGCGTATCAAAACCGTAAGGATTCGATGGCAAAAACGGCTGCGGCTAAAACGAAAGTTTATTCGAAGTACGGCAAAGAGCTTTATGTTGTTGGCAAAAATGGCGGCACGGACCCGGATACCAATCTCACCTTACGTCGCTTGATCGAAAAGGCAAAGAAAGATCAGGTGCCTGCCCACGTCATCGAGCGCGCCCTAGATAAAGCCAATGGTGCGGGTGGCGAAGACTACGTGACAGCACGTTATGAAGGTTTTGGTCCAGGCGGTTGCATGGTGATTGTTGATTGTTTAACAGACAACGGCAAACGCACTTTTTCTGATGTACGTAACTGTTTCACAAAAAACGACGCTAAGTTAGGTTCACCTGGCGCCGTTGCCCACATGTTTGATCATCTGGCGGTATTTATCTTCGCTGGTGAAGATGAAGAAGCGGTGTTGGAAACATTGATGATGGCTGATGTCGATGTCACCGATATTGAAGCTGACGACGGCAAGATCACAGTTTTTGCTCCTGCAGCCGAATTCTATAAGGTGAAGTCGGCGTTGTTGGAAGCGGATGAAGCGCTTGAGTTTGAGGTTGACGAGATCAGTTTCGTGCCGCAAACCGCGTGTCCTGTCAGCGGAGAAGATGCCGAGGTATTCGATAAGTTTCTAGCGATGCTGGAAGATTGTGATGACGTACAAGAGGTTTATCACAACGCGGAACTGGCTTAG
- a CDS encoding GNAT family N-acetyltransferase, with amino-acid sequence MPSVVISAIAASHTYPLRSAVLRTGLPVSTCIFAGDDAVTTYHYGAFVAQQLVGIVSIYRVDNEELIAQQADFSWQLRAMATHPQVRGRGVGKALVQHALAQHGSSAPLWCNARSHACGFYQKLGFTGIGASFEIPGVGPHLKMMFVEHSSGSAID; translated from the coding sequence ATGCCATCAGTTGTAATTTCTGCTATCGCGGCTTCCCATACTTATCCTCTTAGAAGCGCGGTATTACGTACAGGCTTACCTGTTTCTACCTGCATCTTTGCCGGCGATGATGCAGTGACAACCTACCACTATGGTGCTTTTGTTGCGCAGCAGTTGGTGGGTATTGTATCGATCTATCGGGTCGACAACGAAGAATTAATCGCACAGCAAGCAGATTTCAGTTGGCAGTTGCGCGCCATGGCTACGCATCCTCAAGTGCGCGGTCGCGGTGTCGGTAAGGCTCTGGTGCAACATGCACTGGCGCAGCATGGCAGCAGCGCGCCGCTTTGGTGTAACGCCAGAAGTCATGCCTGTGGCTTCTACCAAAAGCTTGGATTTACGGGTATCGGCGCGTCGTTTGAAATTCCAGGGGTTGGTCCACATCTAAAAATGATGTTTGTAGAGCACAGCAGTGGCTCGGCTATTGATTGA
- the rluC gene encoding 23S rRNA pseudouridine(955/2504/2580) synthase RluC — protein sequence MTQSTDLPRPQVQKVVITDDHVGQRIDNYLRLKLKGTPKSLIYRIIRKGEVRVNGKRIKAEYKLTSGDEVRIPPVRVAERETPDISAKLDQVAKLEQCILYEDDWLLAINKPSGIAVHGGSGLKFGVIEALRALRPDARYLELVHRIDRETSGILLVAKKRSALRALHRQLQDKTVQKNYLALVKGRWPERRKVCDYPLQKNELQSGERVVRVNPDGKPSETRIKILKRLKGATLIQASPVTGRTHQIRVHTAAAGHPIACDPKYGSEPFTKAMSELGCSRLFLHAAEIRFAHPKDETTLFIEAPLDAPLLKVVERIGVEEHAPQIPREPSRKRANQRRKAK from the coding sequence ATGACACAGAGCACAGATTTACCACGTCCCCAGGTCCAAAAAGTGGTCATCACCGATGATCATGTGGGCCAACGTATAGACAATTATCTCCGCCTAAAACTTAAGGGCACACCAAAGAGTCTGATCTACAGGATCATCAGAAAAGGTGAGGTTCGTGTTAATGGCAAACGGATAAAAGCTGAATATAAACTGACATCGGGCGATGAAGTTCGTATCCCGCCGGTGCGCGTTGCTGAAAGAGAAACGCCCGATATTTCGGCCAAACTGGATCAGGTTGCTAAGTTAGAGCAATGCATCTTGTATGAAGATGACTGGCTACTGGCGATCAATAAACCATCAGGTATTGCTGTTCATGGCGGCAGCGGTTTGAAATTTGGCGTTATTGAGGCATTGCGTGCGTTACGCCCTGATGCCAGGTATTTGGAACTTGTTCACCGCATTGATAGGGAAACGTCCGGCATTTTGTTAGTCGCTAAGAAGCGATCAGCGTTACGTGCGTTACACCGTCAACTGCAAGACAAAACGGTGCAGAAAAATTACCTCGCCTTGGTAAAGGGACGTTGGCCGGAACGTCGAAAAGTGTGTGATTATCCGCTGCAAAAAAATGAACTGCAAAGTGGTGAACGGGTGGTCAGAGTGAACCCCGACGGGAAGCCTTCTGAAACACGAATTAAGATCCTTAAACGCTTAAAGGGCGCCACCTTGATTCAGGCAAGCCCTGTGACTGGTCGTACTCATCAGATACGCGTTCATACGGCAGCCGCTGGTCATCCTATTGCCTGTGACCCTAAGTATGGTAGTGAGCCCTTTACCAAGGCGATGTCTGAACTTGGTTGCTCACGTTTGTTTCTCCATGCGGCTGAGATTCGCTTTGCTCACCCCAAAGATGAAACCACACTGTTTATAGAAGCGCCGTTAGACGCCCCCTTATTAAAGGTAGTGGAGCGTATTGGCGTAGAGGAACACGCCCCGCAAATACCACGTGAACCATCCCGTAAACGGGCAAATCAACGTAGGAAAGCGAAATAG
- a CDS encoding tetratricopeptide repeat protein, with protein MSSCSYHADKQGSWHCPSCIKSFCTTCFPGGEKNFDGTSARCPLCRSELTFSVEDEDLPPFWRISWQFFRYPLQLQPMILLGLLFLVTQIAMSDLSATVTEQAGQLVVGGVLALALFIMVIHYGLAIIAALSEEQWQAPKLFDSESNILLTFKLLVALFVMYFFAGLLSMVSHSLAVIASVLVTLSIPAVTMVIALTHSLRDATNPAILAGVMVRIGWSYLLLWFAYTAVSNGGTALVWLFEGTESIKFLVTLLVVGSAYFSLVAYAMMGYTLFVNRNKLGLGNAEQQGVSLQPAEYDCQRVLGYSHLLLFEGRKKQAFEMVKDGLRRYPNEMRLRERMHRLLMLSEQTELLDKHSQRYLALLHEKGNIGAAARTLDEVITKIPGFEPEPELRYAIANIYFQQGRFDKAEALIGEPESWPASYIDRAGLYLLLAKAGLESGRPLQSVAELAATAGKLATPASQQQLEAQQLNQMALKMAEHSE; from the coding sequence ATGAGTAGTTGTAGTTATCATGCCGATAAACAAGGTAGTTGGCATTGTCCTTCCTGTATTAAAAGCTTTTGTACAACCTGTTTTCCTGGTGGCGAAAAGAACTTTGATGGTACGTCTGCGCGCTGCCCGCTTTGTCGTAGTGAACTGACATTCAGCGTTGAAGATGAGGATTTGCCGCCGTTTTGGCGTATCAGCTGGCAGTTTTTCCGTTATCCGTTGCAGTTGCAGCCGATGATCCTACTCGGGCTACTGTTCCTGGTGACACAGATAGCGATGTCCGATCTCTCTGCTACTGTCACGGAGCAAGCTGGACAGCTGGTGGTTGGCGGCGTGTTAGCGCTGGCGCTGTTTATTATGGTTATTCATTATGGCCTAGCGATTATCGCAGCGTTATCTGAAGAGCAGTGGCAGGCGCCAAAGCTGTTTGATAGTGAAAGCAATATCTTGCTTACTTTTAAGCTACTGGTTGCGCTGTTTGTGATGTACTTTTTTGCGGGCCTCCTGTCTATGGTCTCGCACTCTTTAGCCGTTATTGCTTCTGTGTTGGTGACACTATCGATACCCGCTGTCACTATGGTTATTGCCCTTACGCATAGTTTACGCGATGCCACGAATCCGGCGATCCTTGCTGGGGTGATGGTACGTATTGGCTGGAGCTACTTATTGCTTTGGTTTGCCTACACGGCAGTGTCGAACGGTGGTACTGCGTTGGTTTGGCTATTTGAGGGGACTGAATCTATCAAGTTTCTTGTCACTCTTTTGGTGGTGGGTAGCGCGTATTTTTCACTCGTTGCGTATGCCATGATGGGATACACACTCTTCGTTAATCGTAATAAATTGGGGCTAGGCAACGCAGAGCAGCAGGGGGTGTCGTTGCAGCCAGCTGAATACGACTGCCAACGTGTGCTTGGTTACTCCCATCTATTGTTGTTTGAAGGCCGCAAAAAACAAGCATTTGAAATGGTCAAAGATGGTTTGCGTCGGTATCCAAATGAGATGCGCTTAAGAGAGCGTATGCACCGTTTGTTGATGTTGAGTGAACAAACGGAGCTGCTTGATAAACATTCCCAACGCTACCTAGCCCTGTTGCATGAAAAAGGCAACATCGGTGCCGCAGCCAGAACATTGGATGAAGTGATCACTAAGATCCCGGGTTTTGAGCCTGAGCCAGAACTACGCTATGCCATCGCTAATATCTATTTTCAGCAGGGGCGCTTTGATAAAGCGGAAGCATTGATCGGTGAACCTGAATCTTGGCCAGCAAGTTATATAGATCGCGCCGGGCTCTATCTGTTACTTGCAAAAGCGGGATTAGAGAGCGGTAGACCGCTGCAAAGCGTTGCCGAGCTTGCGGCGACCGCAGGTAAGTTAGCAACACCGGCAAGCCAACAGCAGTTGGAAGCGCAGCAACTTAATCAGATGGCGCTGAAGATGGCTGAGCATTCAGAATAA
- the rne gene encoding ribonuclease E, protein MKRMLINATQEEELRVALVDGQKLYDLDIENPNQEQKKANIYKGTITRVEPSLEAAFVNYGAERHGFLPLKEIARSYFPKGYEFQGRPNIREIIKEGQEVLIQVDKEERGNKGAALTTFVSLAGSYLVLMPNNPRAGGISRRIEGDERSELKAALSELDVPNGMGLIVRTAGVGKSAEELKYDLTNLLNHWTRIDEAAKATKAPALIHQEGNVIVRAIRDYLRRDIGEVIIDNPHVYEQGKAHISQVRPDFVQRVKLYSGEVPLFSHYQIESQIESAFQREVKLPSGGSIVIDPTEALTSIDINSAKATKGSDIEETAVNTNLEAADEIARQLRLRDVGGLVVIDFIDMSPVRNQRAVENRLRDAVRQDRARIQLGRISRFGLLEMSRQRLRPSLGESSQNVCPRCDGAGSIRGVESIALSVLRLIEEEAIKENTAQLHAQVPVEVGTYLLNEKRAAIRGIEKRNRVGVIIIPNQHMETPKYQVTRLRKDDIQEDSSYAMIMPAEQPEPTVSATVGEVATRAQPVLQGFTTPAASAPAPTETVTKTKAQPQKAKANAKKAKDKNPGIIAVIIAAIASLFGAKPKKKSNKSKRPHGDRGRQQSRGKNSSRRRNNERDNSRRQPRNERKKGDDTKPAVAAKDSRGASEDKPQKNERRRNRGRKQQNRVEGAQQSTTDSVATDKNESTAKPATQKQEQVAKRRQRRNLRKKVRVSSEATPVPSKKEQLPELAPVAEQVSEDPVGARYPEVAAEQVAEVAANETPVVESSADNTQDAPATVEQTASIETKANVASEEHTAAETVDVTAAAPEEAPVKETTATDSEVSIELSEPEVSEQVESASVEVEAQQGSDVTTDPVVEKAAEDASVASDDKASEVVESAIEPEVEATEQVVASDTPVVVEAAAEPVSSDAKSADDIVVSTTPVSRYATAVSSQMAKPTPATLSGVDASIIERRFGQGAGGSQGVSTLKAKDQATAGPTKPAI, encoded by the coding sequence ATGAAAAGAATGCTTATTAATGCAACGCAGGAAGAAGAACTCCGCGTTGCGCTTGTCGACGGTCAAAAGCTGTACGACTTAGATATTGAAAATCCGAATCAAGAACAGAAAAAAGCCAATATCTACAAAGGTACAATTACCCGCGTAGAACCCAGTCTTGAAGCTGCTTTTGTAAACTATGGTGCTGAACGCCACGGTTTCCTGCCTCTAAAAGAGATTGCTCGTAGCTATTTCCCTAAAGGTTATGAGTTCCAAGGCCGCCCTAATATTCGCGAGATCATCAAAGAAGGCCAGGAAGTACTCATTCAGGTCGACAAAGAGGAACGCGGTAATAAAGGTGCTGCACTGACGACCTTTGTCAGTTTGGCAGGCTCTTATCTGGTACTTATGCCAAATAACCCTAGAGCAGGTGGTATCTCTCGCCGTATTGAAGGTGATGAGCGCTCTGAGCTGAAAGCGGCACTTAGCGAACTTGATGTGCCTAACGGTATGGGCCTCATCGTACGTACTGCCGGCGTTGGTAAGTCAGCGGAAGAGTTAAAGTATGATTTAACTAACCTGCTTAACCATTGGACGCGCATTGACGAAGCGGCCAAAGCCACTAAAGCCCCAGCCCTTATCCATCAGGAAGGCAATGTCATCGTTCGCGCTATCCGTGATTATCTGCGTCGCGATATTGGCGAAGTGATTATTGATAACCCACACGTTTACGAGCAAGGAAAAGCACACATCTCGCAAGTGCGTCCCGACTTCGTACAACGAGTGAAGCTTTATTCCGGTGAAGTACCGCTGTTCTCTCACTACCAAATTGAAAGCCAGATCGAATCAGCGTTTCAACGTGAAGTTAAATTACCTTCTGGTGGCTCTATTGTTATCGATCCGACAGAGGCATTGACGTCAATCGATATCAACTCGGCTAAAGCGACCAAAGGTAGCGATATTGAAGAAACAGCAGTCAATACCAACCTGGAAGCTGCTGACGAGATTGCTCGCCAGTTGCGCCTGCGGGATGTGGGTGGCTTAGTCGTTATCGACTTTATCGATATGTCTCCTGTACGTAACCAGCGCGCAGTAGAAAACCGTCTACGTGACGCCGTTCGCCAAGACAGAGCAAGAATTCAGCTAGGTCGTATTAGCCGTTTCGGCCTGTTAGAGATGTCACGCCAGCGACTACGCCCGTCACTGGGTGAATCAAGTCAAAATGTCTGTCCTCGCTGTGATGGCGCCGGTAGCATTCGTGGTGTGGAATCCATTGCACTGTCTGTGCTTCGTCTTATCGAAGAGGAAGCGATCAAGGAAAATACCGCGCAGTTACATGCCCAGGTACCTGTAGAAGTCGGAACTTATTTACTCAACGAAAAGCGTGCTGCGATCAGGGGTATTGAAAAACGTAACCGTGTTGGCGTGATCATCATTCCAAACCAGCATATGGAGACACCCAAATATCAGGTGACTCGTTTACGTAAAGACGATATTCAAGAAGATTCGAGCTACGCGATGATTATGCCGGCTGAACAGCCGGAGCCGACAGTTTCGGCTACCGTTGGCGAAGTAGCCACCCGCGCACAGCCTGTGCTGCAAGGGTTTACAACACCAGCAGCGAGTGCACCCGCACCGACCGAAACAGTCACAAAGACAAAAGCACAACCGCAAAAAGCAAAGGCCAACGCTAAGAAGGCAAAGGACAAGAACCCCGGCATCATCGCCGTTATTATTGCTGCTATTGCCTCTCTGTTCGGCGCTAAGCCAAAGAAAAAGAGCAATAAGAGTAAGCGCCCCCATGGTGACAGAGGGCGTCAGCAATCCCGTGGCAAAAACAGCAGTCGCCGCCGTAATAACGAGCGCGATAACAGTCGTCGCCAGCCGCGAAATGAGCGCAAGAAGGGTGATGACACAAAGCCAGCTGTAGCGGCCAAAGATAGCCGTGGCGCGTCAGAAGATAAGCCGCAAAAGAACGAACGTCGCCGCAATCGTGGTAGAAAGCAGCAAAACCGTGTTGAAGGTGCGCAACAGTCGACCACTGATTCAGTGGCTACTGATAAGAACGAAAGCACAGCTAAACCTGCAACACAAAAACAGGAGCAGGTCGCAAAGCGTCGTCAGCGCCGTAACTTACGCAAGAAGGTTCGTGTAAGTTCAGAAGCCACACCAGTGCCAAGCAAGAAAGAGCAGTTACCAGAACTCGCTCCTGTTGCTGAGCAGGTCTCTGAAGATCCGGTAGGCGCCCGTTATCCTGAAGTTGCTGCCGAGCAAGTTGCTGAAGTAGCCGCTAACGAGACGCCAGTAGTAGAAAGCAGTGCCGACAACACCCAAGACGCACCTGCGACTGTTGAACAGACAGCTTCTATTGAAACTAAGGCGAACGTTGCGAGCGAAGAGCATACAGCCGCTGAAACCGTTGACGTTACCGCAGCAGCTCCTGAAGAAGCGCCAGTCAAAGAGACGACAGCGACTGACAGTGAAGTTTCGATCGAGCTCTCTGAGCCGGAAGTCTCTGAGCAGGTCGAATCGGCTAGCGTAGAAGTTGAGGCACAGCAAGGATCTGACGTAACAACAGATCCTGTTGTTGAAAAAGCCGCTGAAGACGCATCGGTTGCGTCTGATGACAAAGCTAGCGAAGTAGTCGAGTCAGCGATTGAGCCAGAAGTGGAAGCCACAGAGCAAGTGGTCGCAAGTGACACGCCTGTGGTAGTTGAGGCAGCAGCAGAGCCAGTTAGCTCCGACGCTAAATCAGCCGATGATATTGTCGTTTCTACCACTCCAGTCAGTCGCTACGCAACTGCGGTATCTAGTCAAATGGCGAAGCCGACACCTGCGACATTATCAGGTGTGGATGCCTCGATTATTGAGCGCCGTTTCGGCCAAGGTGCCGGCGGTAGTCAAGGCGTATCGACGTTAAAAGCCAAAGATCAGGCTACAGCAGGTCCAACCAAACCTGCAATCTAA
- a CDS encoding HAD family hydrolase: MVGKFDLIVFDWDGTLMDSTARIVSSLQKASALSGLPVPSDEAAAGIIGLSLDQAFTELFRPASITAQQRDELMDHYRQQFVVDNPQPMPMFAGSSALLALLQRNQKQLAVATGKSRKGLDRVLEETGVGQYFHATICADEAESKPHPDMLHRLMAIFNVKPEKTLMIGDTDYDLQMAENAGAKSIGVTYGAQPKERLLPFSSLALVDSVAELRDCLLQPC, translated from the coding sequence GTGGTTGGAAAGTTTGATCTGATCGTTTTTGACTGGGACGGCACGTTGATGGACTCAACGGCGCGTATCGTATCCAGTTTACAGAAAGCGTCTGCGCTAAGTGGATTGCCTGTGCCATCGGACGAGGCTGCGGCAGGCATTATCGGTTTGAGCCTCGATCAAGCATTTACAGAGTTATTCAGGCCTGCGTCCATCACAGCGCAACAGCGTGACGAATTGATGGACCACTATAGACAACAATTTGTTGTCGATAATCCTCAACCCATGCCCATGTTTGCTGGTTCTTCCGCTCTGCTGGCGTTACTTCAGCGCAATCAAAAGCAGCTTGCTGTCGCCACAGGTAAATCGCGAAAAGGCTTAGACCGAGTGCTGGAAGAGACTGGGGTAGGGCAATATTTTCACGCTACTATTTGTGCTGATGAAGCGGAGTCAAAGCCTCACCCCGACATGTTACACCGACTCATGGCTATCTTTAATGTTAAGCCAGAGAAGACGTTGATGATTGGCGATACAGACTATGATCTGCAGATGGCGGAAAATGCAGGCGCAAAAAGCATCGGGGTAACTTATGGGGCTCAACCAAAGGAGCGCTTGCTGCCATTTTCGAGCTTAGCATTGGTTGATTCGGTGGCCGAACTCAGAGATTGCCTGCTGCAACCCTGCTAA